A window of the Oncorhynchus masou masou isolate Uvic2021 chromosome 13, UVic_Omas_1.1, whole genome shotgun sequence genome harbors these coding sequences:
- the LOC135552885 gene encoding phosphoserine phosphatase-like isoform X3 codes for MTTLSQTKEIFRRADAVCFDVDSTVIREEGIDELAKFCGVGDAVTEMTRKAMGGSVTFKTALTERLSIIRCSREQVNKLITDHPPQLTAGIKELVDTLHQRNVKVFLVSGGFRCIVEHVSTQLNIPLHHVYANRLKFYFNGEFAGFDETQPTSESNGKGKVISMLKEKHGFKNVVMIGDGATDLEACPPANAFIGFGGNVVRQQVKERSVWYVTCFRELLKELEKI; via the exons ATGACAACTTTATCACAGACAAAGGAAATCTTCCGGAGAGCAGACGCTGTGTGCTTCGACGTGGACAGCACTGTTATCAGAGAAGAAGGCATTGATGAGCTAGCCAAATTCTGCGGGGTTGGAGATGCTGTCACAGAAAT GACTCGCAAGGCCATGGGGGGGTCAGTGACTTTTAAAACTGCTCTGACGGAGCGCCTGTCCATCATCCGATGCTCGAGGGAACAAGTGAACAAACTGATAACTGACCACCCTCCTCAGTTGACGGCAGGTATTAA GGAGCTTGTTGATACTCTGCACCAGCGCAACGTGAAGGTGTTCCTGGTCTCTGGCGGTTTCCGCTGTATCGTGGAGCATGTCTCCACTCAACTCAACATTCCCCTCCATCACGTGTATGCCAACCGCCTCAAGTTCTACTTCAATG GTGAGTTTGCTGGCTTTGACGAGACCCAGCCCACATCTGAGAGTAATGGGAAGGGGAAGGTGATCAGCATGCTCAAGGAGAAGCACGGCTTCAAGAATGTGGTGATGATCGGTGATGGAGCCACAGACCTGGAGGCCTGTCCCCCTGCA AATGCATTCATTGGATTTGGTGGAAACGTGGTTAGGCAGCAAGTAAAGGAGAGAAGTGTGTGGTACGTCACATGTTTTAGAGAGCTGCTCAAAGAACTGGAGAAGATTTAA
- the LOC135552885 gene encoding phosphoserine phosphatase-like isoform X1 encodes MLKPWTVPYQRFRNHIMTTLSQTKEIFRRADAVCFDVDSTVIREEGIDELAKFCGVGDAVTEMTRKAMGGSVTFKTALTERLSIIRCSREQVNKLITDHPPQLTAGIKELVDTLHQRNVKVFLVSGGFRCIVEHVSTQLNIPLHHVYANRLKFYFNGEFAGFDETQPTSESNGKGKVISMLKEKHGFKNVVMIGDGATDLEACPPANAFIGFGGNVVRQQVKERSVWYVTCFRELLKELEKI; translated from the exons CATAATGACAACTTTATCACAGACAAAGGAAATCTTCCGGAGAGCAGACGCTGTGTGCTTCGACGTGGACAGCACTGTTATCAGAGAAGAAGGCATTGATGAGCTAGCCAAATTCTGCGGGGTTGGAGATGCTGTCACAGAAAT GACTCGCAAGGCCATGGGGGGGTCAGTGACTTTTAAAACTGCTCTGACGGAGCGCCTGTCCATCATCCGATGCTCGAGGGAACAAGTGAACAAACTGATAACTGACCACCCTCCTCAGTTGACGGCAGGTATTAA GGAGCTTGTTGATACTCTGCACCAGCGCAACGTGAAGGTGTTCCTGGTCTCTGGCGGTTTCCGCTGTATCGTGGAGCATGTCTCCACTCAACTCAACATTCCCCTCCATCACGTGTATGCCAACCGCCTCAAGTTCTACTTCAATG GTGAGTTTGCTGGCTTTGACGAGACCCAGCCCACATCTGAGAGTAATGGGAAGGGGAAGGTGATCAGCATGCTCAAGGAGAAGCACGGCTTCAAGAATGTGGTGATGATCGGTGATGGAGCCACAGACCTGGAGGCCTGTCCCCCTGCA AATGCATTCATTGGATTTGGTGGAAACGTGGTTAGGCAGCAAGTAAAGGAGAGAAGTGTGTGGTACGTCACATGTTTTAGAGAGCTGCTCAAAGAACTGGAGAAGATTTAA
- the LOC135552880 gene encoding protein NipSnap homolog 2-like — MNTLQCYQWKMATRVLQRFGNGLNQAKNTAQSTGQIFVLSRGLSASNHRNREDSWFKSLFVRKVDPRKDAHSHLLTKNEESNLYKIQFHNVKPECLDAYNQLCEETLPSIHNDKYYPCELVGTWNTWYGEQDQAVHMWRYRGGYPALTEVMSKLRQNKEFMKYREERGKMLLSRRNQLLLEFSFWNEPIPRKGPNIYELRSYQLRPGTMIEWGNYWARAIGYRQHNSEAVGGFFSQIGNLYMVHHLWAYKDLEAREATRNAAWQHEGWDEVVYYTVPLIQHMDSRIMIPMKASPLQ, encoded by the exons ATGAATACGCTCCAGTGTTATCAATGGAAAATGGCGACCCGAGTCCTTCAGAGATTTGGTAATGGCCTGAATCAGGCTAAAAACACGGCCCAGTCGACAGGACAGATCTTCGTTTTAAGCAG gGGCTTGTCAGCATCAAACCATAGGAATCGTGAAGATAGCTGGTTCAAGTCACTATTTGTGCGTAAAGTTGATCCCAGAAAGGATGCCCACTCCCACTTGCTTACCAAGAATGAGGAAAGCAACCTCTACAAAATCCAGT TCCATAATGTGAAACCAGAGTGCCTGGATGCCTACAACCAGCTTTG TGAGGAGACCCTGCCATCTATCCATAATGATAAGTACTATCCCTGTGAGCTGGTGGGTACCTGGAACACTTGGTATGGAGAGCAGGACCAGGCTG TCCATATGTGGCGGTATAGAGGAGGTTACCCAGCTCTGACCGAGGTCATGAGCAAACTCAGGCAGAACAAG GAGTTCATGAAGTaccgggaggagagaggaaagatgcTGTTGTCGCGTAGGAACCAACTGCTCCTGGAGTTCAGCTTCTGGAATGAGCCCATCCCCAGGAAGGGACCCAACATCTACGAGCTCAGGTCCTACCAGCTCCGA CCTGGCACCATGATTGAGTGGGGTAATTACTG GGCCAGAGCTATTGGCTACCGCCAGCACAACAGTGAGGCTGTGGGAGGGTTCTTCTCCCAAATCGGAAACCTCTACATGGTGCACCACCTTTGGG CTTACAAAGACCTTGAAGCCAGAGAAGCCACAAGGAACGCAGCTTGGCAACATGAGGGTTGGGATGAGGTTGTGTATTATACAG TTCCTCTCATTCAGCACATGGACTCTAGAATCATGATCCCAATGAAGGCTTCCCCACTGCAGTAA